In one window of Candidatus Avedoeria danica DNA:
- a CDS encoding DUF4126 domain-containing protein has product MDFTSIATLLSAFGLSASAGLNAYIPLLIVGVVGRFAPGIVRLSAPFDGLTNWWAIGTLSVLVLIETLADKIPVVDHANDVIGTVIRPAAGAILFAATTGTVTYLSPTVALVLGLVVAGAAHGAKATARPVVTATTGGIGNPIVSTVEDIAALFTSLIAVFVPIVIGIGAVMFGIIVLVWRSRRRSRTVQAGA; this is encoded by the coding sequence ATGGACTTCACCAGCATCGCCACGCTCCTCAGCGCGTTCGGCCTGTCGGCATCGGCCGGCCTGAACGCCTATATCCCGCTGCTCATCGTCGGCGTCGTCGGGCGGTTCGCGCCCGGCATCGTGCGCCTTTCCGCGCCGTTCGACGGGCTGACGAACTGGTGGGCGATCGGGACACTGTCCGTCCTCGTCCTGATCGAGACCCTGGCCGACAAGATCCCGGTCGTCGACCACGCGAACGACGTCATCGGCACCGTCATCCGTCCGGCCGCCGGCGCGATTCTGTTCGCGGCGACGACGGGCACGGTCACCTACCTCAGCCCGACCGTCGCCCTCGTCCTCGGCCTCGTCGTCGCCGGCGCCGCGCACGGGGCCAAGGCGACCGCGCGCCCCGTCGTGACCGCGACGACGGGCGGCATCGGCAACCCGATCGTCAGCACGGTCGAGGACATCGCGGCGCTCTTCACGAGCTTGATCGCGGTGTTCGTGCCGATCGTCATCGGGATCGGGGCGGTGATGTTCGGGATCATCGTCCTGGTGTGGCGGAGTCGGCGGCGGTCAAGGACCGTGCAGGCCGGAGCGTAG
- a CDS encoding S1 RNA-binding domain-containing protein, whose translation MSEQETDTPPTDEPAVEAASEVIEAAVEAEAVVADAVVADEVEAVAEEDAAAEAAIVAVDDVVADVETVSAGEPAAESAAAAEPAGEAPAPAKAKAKGGDKPADPAAGRGRPRRQLAELVVGEKLKGKVVGLSKFGAFVDIGATTDGLVHLTELPGKRVRTAEEAVSSGDSVEVFVKDVDLEKGRISLSMRPAVGRPMNGLAVGDVVTGHVTTITKYGAFIDIGSDTEGLVHISEMSSGFVSRPEDIVQAGAEVEVRIKELDVERKRISLSMVGLAGDAAAAAEAEQRASGGGDFGGGGGYGGGGGGGRDRGRSRDRDREPEVYVPEEPAERMPTVVELALRRAMGEDVDGDGGERGKGRGDKGKKAAAREMSDVYAKMLADYRESKGES comes from the coding sequence ATGAGCGAACAAGAGACGGACACGCCGCCGACGGATGAACCGGCCGTCGAGGCCGCGAGCGAAGTGATCGAGGCGGCCGTCGAAGCCGAAGCGGTCGTTGCGGATGCGGTCGTTGCGGATGAGGTTGAGGCCGTAGCCGAAGAGGATGCCGCCGCCGAGGCCGCCATTGTGGCCGTCGACGACGTCGTCGCTGACGTCGAGACCGTCTCCGCCGGCGAACCTGCGGCCGAGAGCGCAGCGGCGGCCGAACCGGCCGGCGAGGCGCCCGCACCTGCCAAGGCCAAAGCCAAGGGCGGCGACAAGCCTGCCGACCCGGCCGCAGGCCGCGGTCGGCCGCGGCGGCAGCTGGCCGAGCTTGTCGTGGGCGAGAAGCTCAAGGGCAAGGTCGTCGGGCTCTCCAAGTTCGGCGCGTTCGTGGACATCGGCGCCACGACGGACGGGCTCGTGCACCTGACCGAGCTGCCCGGCAAGCGCGTCCGCACCGCCGAGGAGGCCGTGTCGTCCGGCGACAGCGTCGAAGTCTTCGTCAAAGACGTCGATCTCGAAAAGGGCCGGATCTCGCTCTCCATGCGGCCGGCGGTCGGCCGCCCGATGAACGGCTTGGCGGTCGGCGATGTCGTGACGGGCCACGTGACGACGATCACGAAGTACGGCGCGTTCATCGACATCGGCAGCGACACCGAGGGTCTCGTTCACATCTCCGAGATGTCGAGCGGCTTCGTGAGCCGCCCGGAGGACATCGTGCAGGCGGGCGCCGAAGTCGAGGTCCGGATCAAGGAGCTCGATGTCGAGCGCAAGCGGATCAGCCTTTCCATGGTCGGCCTGGCCGGCGACGCCGCAGCCGCGGCCGAAGCCGAGCAGCGCGCCTCGGGCGGTGGCGACTTCGGTGGCGGCGGCGGTTACGGTGGTGGCGGCGGCGGTGGCCGCGATCGAGGCCGCAGTCGCGACCGCGACCGCGAGCCAGAGGTCTACGTCCCCGAGGAGCCGGCGGAGCGCATGCCCACCGTCGTCGAGCTGGCGCTGCGCCGCGCGATGGGCGAGGACGTGGACGGCGACGGCGGCGAGCGCGGCAAGGGCCGCGGCGACAAGGGCAAGAAGGCCGCGGCCCGCGAGATGTCCGACGTCTACGCCAAGATGCTCGCCGACTACCGGGAGAGCAAGGGCGAGAGCTGA
- a CDS encoding UvrD-helicase domain-containing protein, with the protein MDAVSADEGPVLVLAGPGSGKTRVLTHRVAWLIEVFGVPPWQIMAVTFTNKAAREMRLRLERLVGPAALGQVTIGTFHAICARILRIEAETLAFDGNFVIYDSDDQERLVKRALDEMNLDPKQFRPSAILGAISNAKNELVRPEAYTPATYWHEIAGRVYTRYQQLLRNSNAVDFDDLLLETAELLRQNAAVRDKYRARYRHVLVDEFQDTNTAQYALVKALAAAEVPDAPHNLFVVGDEDQSIYRWRGADYRNIERFRRDFPSPTTVILEQNYRSTQTILDAARAIIDRNAHRTPKALWTERGHGQGIQLFEAYDESEEAAFVVHQIEKHVRSGGKFGEMAVMYRTNAQSRTIEDALVRKRIPYQLVGGTRFYDRREIRDVLAYLRLVHNPLDEVALQRVINVPTRGIGDKAMATLHAAAGACGVPLWPALQLIAADELAEVSPAAAAVTVDARTLKALGSFHDLLARLITAREQLDVTALLGAILDNTGYAKHVRDGTDEGEERWENVVELRNVAVDFEAMPPREGLAALLESVALVADVDALDAKASADRVTLLTLHAAKGLEYPTVIITGLEEGSIPHSRSADDPDGLAEERRLFYVGVTRAERTLILVRAHRRTVYGTTDLREPSRFLLDLPVEVMAEAPAPATGIRGTPVHSRATQWGDRGRGGGGGAPSAGYGGRSVGGASTTSGHGAGGTAAGASAGAATFRPGDKVMHPTFGEGVVVTATQRDGDEEVTVAFVGAGVKKLMQSFARLERVR; encoded by the coding sequence ATGGACGCCGTTTCCGCCGACGAGGGGCCGGTGCTCGTCCTGGCCGGACCGGGCTCGGGCAAGACCCGCGTCCTGACCCACCGTGTGGCCTGGCTGATCGAGGTGTTCGGCGTGCCGCCGTGGCAGATCATGGCGGTGACGTTCACGAACAAGGCGGCCCGCGAGATGCGCCTGCGCCTGGAGCGGCTGGTGGGTCCGGCGGCGCTCGGGCAGGTGACGATCGGCACGTTCCACGCGATCTGCGCCCGGATCCTGCGGATCGAGGCCGAGACGCTCGCCTTTGACGGCAACTTCGTCATCTACGACTCGGACGACCAGGAGCGGCTCGTCAAGCGCGCCCTGGACGAGATGAACCTCGACCCCAAGCAGTTCCGCCCGAGCGCGATCCTCGGGGCGATCTCGAACGCCAAGAACGAGCTCGTCCGACCGGAAGCCTACACGCCGGCCACGTACTGGCACGAGATCGCCGGCCGGGTGTACACGCGCTACCAGCAGCTCCTGCGGAACAGCAACGCCGTCGACTTCGACGACCTCCTCCTCGAGACCGCCGAGCTGCTGCGGCAGAACGCGGCCGTGCGCGACAAGTACCGCGCCCGCTACCGTCACGTCCTCGTCGACGAGTTCCAGGACACGAACACGGCGCAGTACGCGCTCGTGAAGGCGCTCGCCGCGGCCGAGGTGCCCGACGCGCCGCACAACCTGTTCGTCGTCGGCGACGAGGACCAGAGCATCTACCGCTGGCGGGGCGCCGACTACCGGAACATCGAGCGCTTCCGGCGCGACTTCCCGTCGCCGACGACCGTCATCCTGGAACAGAACTACCGCTCGACGCAGACGATCCTGGATGCCGCGCGGGCGATCATCGACCGCAACGCCCACCGGACGCCGAAGGCGCTTTGGACGGAGCGCGGCCACGGCCAGGGTATCCAGCTTTTCGAGGCATACGACGAGAGCGAGGAGGCGGCGTTCGTCGTCCACCAGATCGAGAAGCACGTCCGCTCGGGCGGCAAGTTCGGCGAGATGGCGGTGATGTATCGGACAAACGCCCAGTCACGGACGATCGAGGACGCGCTCGTGCGCAAGCGGATCCCCTACCAGCTGGTGGGCGGCACGCGCTTCTACGACCGGCGTGAGATCCGCGACGTGCTGGCCTACCTGCGTCTCGTCCACAACCCGCTCGACGAGGTCGCCCTCCAGCGCGTGATCAACGTGCCCACCCGCGGCATCGGCGACAAAGCGATGGCCACGCTGCACGCGGCGGCCGGCGCGTGCGGCGTGCCGCTCTGGCCCGCGCTCCAGCTGATCGCCGCCGACGAGCTGGCCGAGGTCTCGCCCGCCGCGGCCGCCGTGACGGTCGACGCACGCACCCTCAAGGCGCTCGGCAGCTTCCACGACCTCCTCGCCCGCCTGATCACCGCCCGCGAGCAGCTGGACGTGACGGCGCTGCTCGGGGCGATCCTGGACAACACCGGCTACGCCAAGCACGTCCGCGACGGCACGGACGAGGGTGAGGAGCGCTGGGAAAACGTCGTCGAGCTGCGCAACGTGGCCGTCGACTTCGAGGCCATGCCGCCGCGCGAGGGTCTGGCCGCGCTCCTCGAGAGCGTCGCCCTCGTCGCGGACGTCGATGCGCTCGATGCCAAGGCATCGGCCGATCGCGTGACGCTCCTCACGCTCCACGCGGCCAAGGGCCTCGAGTACCCGACGGTCATCATCACCGGCCTCGAGGAAGGCTCGATCCCGCACAGCCGCTCGGCCGACGACCCGGACGGCCTGGCCGAGGAGCGCCGCCTGTTCTACGTGGGTGTGACGCGCGCCGAACGGACGCTCATCCTGGTCCGCGCCCACCGCCGCACGGTCTACGGCACGACGGACCTCCGCGAGCCGTCCCGCTTCCTGCTCGACCTGCCCGTCGAGGTGATGGCCGAGGCGCCGGCGCCGGCAACGGGCATTCGTGGGACACCGGTGCACAGTCGTGCGACGCAGTGGGGGGACCGGGGGCGCGGGGGCGGGGGCGGTGCGCCGAGCGCGGGCTATGGAGGTCGCAGCGTCGGCGGCGCAAGCACGACGTCGGGGCACGGCGCAGGCGGCACGGCCGCTGGAGCATCCGCCGGCGCCGCGACGTTCCGCCCGGGCGACAAGGTGATGCACCCGACCTTCGGCGAGGGCGTCGTCGTCACGGCGACGCAGCGGGACGGGGATGAAGAGGTGACGGTGGCGTTTGTGGGGGCGGGGGTGAAGAAGCTCATGCAGAGCTTCGCGCGGTTGGAGCGGGTGCGGTGA
- a CDS encoding Maf family protein has product MNRATILLASASPRRRALLGALLADRGQPLTVVAVDVDESIPPGEAPAAAAVRLALAKALAVATSAGGRSALIIGADTIVVARDGGGTGFGAGADARGPETDPQRHPTILGKPRDAEEATAFLRRLRGRRHDVVTGVAVVDAATGAHVTACATTAVWMRSYTDGEIAAYVVSGDPLDKAGGYAIQHRGFHPVAALVGSEANVIGLPVGMVGRMMGRIG; this is encoded by the coding sequence TTGAACCGTGCCACGATCCTCCTCGCCAGCGCATCGCCCCGCCGGCGGGCCCTCCTCGGCGCGCTGCTGGCCGACCGCGGCCAGCCGTTGACCGTCGTCGCGGTCGACGTCGACGAGTCGATCCCGCCCGGCGAGGCCCCGGCGGCGGCGGCCGTCCGCCTCGCGCTCGCCAAAGCGCTGGCCGTTGCGACGTCCGCGGGCGGGCGCAGTGCGTTGATCATCGGCGCCGACACGATCGTCGTGGCGCGCGACGGTGGCGGCACCGGGTTCGGCGCCGGGGCGGACGCGCGCGGCCCCGAGACCGATCCGCAGCGGCACCCGACGATCCTCGGCAAGCCGCGCGACGCCGAGGAGGCGACAGCCTTCCTGCGGCGCCTGCGCGGGCGGCGGCACGACGTGGTCACCGGCGTCGCCGTCGTCGACGCGGCCACGGGCGCGCACGTCACGGCGTGCGCGACGACGGCGGTCTGGATGCGGTCATACACCGATGGCGAGATCGCGGCCTATGTGGTGTCCGGCGACCCACTGGACAAAGCGGGCGGCTACGCGATCCAGCACCGCGGGTTTCACCCGGTGGCGGCGCTTGTGGGGTCGGAGGCGAACGTGATCGGGTTGCCGGTGGGGATGGTGGGGCGGATGATGGGGCGGATCGGATGA
- a CDS encoding UPF0182 family protein — translation MSQSPIDFEELFRQLTANGGRKRAGKGQGGGTTPSAPPPERTPRGLPWRAVALVFLVATLFGLVNGGAAFITDAWWFASLGQAAVFRTRIVLPLAVFGAVAAAGAVWLVGNLRLAARAVAAEPRFAGQPGGWATRRPVIWTLTAVALLAAVSIASGAASLWPQIAAWQHRQPFGTAEPLFGRDAGFYVFTLPLLRAMLAVAWSWLVAAALGCGALYAVGGVLDLRRGQFKVARRARAHLSALAAIGALLWSFGQWLARFDLLVADRNGGDAFYGAGFADATARLFGYRVLIVVGVLVALGFMASIAANRLVWPLGLAALAAGLQIVLVSLVPSLVQQYRVRPNELALEREYITHNIALTRKAWGIDAVTERPFAPQPRVSRAALDSEADTLRSVRLWDWRIMQATIVQLQALRKYYDFLDVDVDRYALGSAGGVAATGGGTTRETLVAGRELISEDLPNRTWVNVHLKYTHGYGAVLNPVDEVGQQGRPVLWLRDIPVTARAPFDRPLTEPRIYFGEATGAPYVIVGTRGGEFDATAPENESEARTTRYDGADGVTLGSRVRRLLFAIRFGDTEPLLSPEVTAETKVLFKRNIRERVAELAPFLAYDDDPYLVVTTEGRLVWLLDAYTVSDSYPYSRPVATHLSPTGRANYVRNSVKVAIDAYDGQPTFYVVDDVDPLIAAWQGVFPTLFRPAAEMPADLRAHWRYPEGLFRMQAEIYTRYHITHPGEFYNANDVWVIPEESTEQGGSRQTTQPYYVTLKLQGEDAAEFVLMLPFTPRARQNMVGWMAARSDGDGYGELVVYRFNEGEQFYGPSQMESVIDQDTEISQQLTLWDQSGSQVIRGNLLIVPIGDTLLYVEPVYLASSSGDALPELKRVIVADNEHVVMRPTLDEALAALVGDGGTVAGAEAAPAAPDDDADTDAAAAPVATVERGSDADFAAELANVQTIELGSLAATSEAAARAALSAGDWQTFGREMARLKAIIDALAARNAADADAIGTAAAEAGAQPARTPEPTP, via the coding sequence ATGTCCCAGTCACCGATCGATTTCGAGGAACTGTTCCGACAGCTGACCGCCAACGGCGGCCGAAAGCGCGCCGGCAAGGGCCAAGGTGGCGGCACCACACCGTCCGCCCCACCGCCGGAACGCACGCCGCGCGGACTGCCGTGGCGCGCGGTGGCGCTCGTCTTCCTGGTGGCGACGCTGTTCGGGCTCGTGAACGGCGGCGCCGCGTTCATCACGGATGCGTGGTGGTTCGCTTCGCTCGGGCAGGCGGCGGTCTTCCGGACGCGCATCGTCCTGCCGCTGGCCGTGTTCGGCGCCGTCGCCGCCGCTGGCGCGGTCTGGCTGGTGGGCAACCTGCGCCTCGCGGCGCGGGCGGTGGCGGCCGAGCCTCGCTTTGCCGGACAGCCCGGCGGCTGGGCGACGCGCCGGCCCGTCATCTGGACGCTGACGGCCGTCGCCCTGCTGGCGGCGGTGTCGATCGCCTCCGGCGCCGCATCGCTCTGGCCGCAGATCGCGGCGTGGCAGCACCGGCAGCCGTTCGGCACGGCGGAGCCGCTCTTCGGGCGGGACGCGGGCTTCTATGTCTTCACGCTCCCGCTCCTGCGCGCCATGCTGGCCGTGGCCTGGAGCTGGCTCGTGGCGGCGGCGCTCGGCTGCGGCGCGCTGTACGCGGTCGGCGGCGTGCTGGATCTGCGCCGCGGGCAGTTCAAGGTGGCGCGCCGGGCGCGGGCGCACCTGTCCGCCTTGGCGGCCATCGGGGCGCTGCTGTGGTCCTTCGGCCAGTGGCTGGCGCGTTTCGACCTTCTCGTCGCCGACCGCAACGGCGGCGATGCGTTCTACGGGGCCGGCTTTGCCGATGCCACCGCGCGGCTGTTCGGCTACCGCGTGCTCATCGTCGTCGGCGTGCTCGTGGCGCTCGGCTTTATGGCGAGCATCGCCGCCAACCGGCTCGTCTGGCCGCTCGGGCTTGCGGCGCTGGCGGCGGGGCTGCAGATCGTCCTCGTCTCGCTCGTGCCGTCGCTCGTCCAACAGTACCGCGTCCGGCCCAACGAGCTGGCCCTCGAGCGCGAGTACATCACCCACAACATCGCCTTGACCCGGAAGGCGTGGGGGATCGACGCCGTCACCGAGCGCCCGTTCGCGCCGCAGCCGCGGGTGAGCCGGGCGGCGCTCGACAGCGAGGCCGACACGCTGCGGTCCGTCCGGCTCTGGGACTGGCGGATCATGCAGGCCACGATCGTCCAGCTTCAGGCGCTGCGGAAGTACTACGACTTCCTCGACGTCGACGTCGACCGCTACGCGTTGGGCAGCGCGGGCGGGGTGGCCGCGACCGGTGGAGGGACGACGCGCGAGACGCTCGTCGCGGGGCGCGAGTTGATCAGCGAGGACCTGCCGAACCGGACGTGGGTGAACGTCCACCTGAAGTACACCCACGGCTACGGCGCCGTGCTGAACCCGGTGGACGAGGTCGGCCAGCAAGGTCGGCCGGTGCTCTGGCTGCGCGACATCCCGGTGACCGCGCGTGCGCCGTTCGATCGCCCACTCACCGAGCCGCGGATCTACTTCGGCGAGGCGACCGGCGCGCCGTACGTCATCGTCGGCACGCGCGGCGGCGAGTTCGACGCGACCGCGCCCGAGAACGAGAGCGAGGCGCGCACGACGCGCTACGACGGCGCGGACGGCGTGACGCTCGGCAGCCGCGTCCGCCGCCTGCTGTTCGCGATCCGCTTCGGCGACACCGAGCCGCTCCTCTCGCCCGAGGTGACGGCCGAGACGAAGGTGCTCTTCAAGCGCAACATCCGCGAGCGCGTGGCCGAGCTCGCGCCGTTCCTGGCGTACGACGACGACCCGTACCTCGTCGTGACGACCGAGGGCCGCCTGGTCTGGCTCCTGGACGCCTACACCGTCTCCGACAGCTATCCGTACAGCCGCCCGGTCGCCACCCACCTCTCGCCGACAGGGCGCGCGAACTACGTCCGCAACAGCGTCAAAGTGGCGATCGACGCCTACGACGGGCAGCCGACGTTCTATGTCGTGGACGACGTCGATCCGCTCATCGCGGCGTGGCAGGGCGTGTTCCCGACGCTCTTCAGGCCGGCCGCGGAGATGCCGGCCGATCTGCGCGCGCACTGGCGCTACCCCGAGGGCTTGTTCCGCATGCAGGCCGAGATCTACACCCGCTACCACATCACCCACCCGGGCGAGTTCTACAACGCGAACGACGTCTGGGTGATCCCCGAGGAGAGCACGGAGCAGGGCGGCAGCCGGCAGACGACGCAGCCGTACTACGTCACGCTCAAGCTGCAGGGCGAGGACGCCGCCGAGTTCGTCCTGATGCTGCCGTTCACACCACGCGCCCGGCAGAACATGGTCGGCTGGATGGCGGCCCGCTCCGACGGCGACGGCTACGGCGAGCTCGTCGTCTACCGCTTCAACGAGGGCGAGCAGTTCTACGGGCCGTCCCAGATGGAGAGCGTCATCGACCAGGACACGGAGATCAGCCAGCAGCTGACGCTATGGGACCAGTCGGGCAGCCAGGTGATCCGCGGCAACCTGCTGATCGTCCCGATCGGCGACACGCTCCTCTACGTCGAGCCGGTCTACCTGGCGTCGAGCTCGGGCGACGCGCTGCCGGAGCTGAAGCGCGTGATCGTGGCGGACAACGAGCATGTGGTCATGCGTCCGACGCTCGACGAGGCGCTGGCGGCGCTGGTGGGAGACGGCGGGACGGTGGCGGGCGCGGAGGCAGCGCCCGCCGCCCCTGACGACGATGCCGACACGGACGCTGCGGCCGCGCCGGTGGCCACGGTTGAGCGTGGGTCCGATGCGGACTTCGCCGCCGAGCTGGCGAACGTTCAGACGATCGAACTGGGGTCTCTCGCCGCCACGAGCGAAGCGGCGGCGCGCGCCGCCCTGTCGGCCGGCGACTGGCAGACGTTCGGCCGCGAGATGGCGCGGTTGAAGGCGATCATCGACGCGCTCGCTGCGCGGAACGCCGCGGACGCGGACGCGATCGGCACGGCCGCCGCCGAGGCGGGCGCCCAGCCGGCCCGGACGCCGGAGCCGACGCCGTGA
- a CDS encoding DUF2007 domain-containing protein has translation MTVLGAAVTVLGDAAHRAPGHAPGRVLKGVARWLKGFAGALARFGGGDGPGETVTVYVARTIEEAWVVRGRLAAHDVPSVLVDNMLSSVYGSALQGGVDVRVPAALAERAEAILNGQAD, from the coding sequence GTGACGGTGCTCGGCGCAGCCGTGACGGTCCTCGGCGACGCCGCCCACCGGGCGCCCGGGCACGCGCCCGGTCGTGTGCTCAAGGGCGTCGCCCGCTGGCTCAAGGGGTTCGCCGGCGCCCTCGCTCGCTTCGGCGGCGGCGACGGGCCGGGCGAGACCGTGACGGTCTACGTGGCACGGACGATCGAGGAGGCCTGGGTCGTCCGCGGCCGCTTGGCGGCGCACGACGTACCGTCCGTCCTCGTCGACAACATGCTCAGCTCGGTATATGGGTCGGCGCTACAGGGGGGCGTCGACGTGCGCGTGCCGGCGGCGCTGGCCGAACGGGCAGAGGCGATCCTGAACGGACAGGCGGACTAG